A part of Paenibacillus sp. sptzw28 genomic DNA contains:
- a CDS encoding cellulase family glycosylhydrolase, which yields MLSKVKPFKGFMLAMALVFSMVIPGWSQVASAAETADFTQLNASQMVFEMGAGWNYGNQLDLANNGTPFESTPNVTQAFIQKVKAAGFKTIRIPVSYMNFIGSAPNYSINATWLNKVKTYVDYAYNEGLYVIINIHHDGLQDSTGAWIHVNSSDQTTLRAKYQKVWQQIANTFVNYDEHLIFESMNEVGYGSGNPDPTYYSNLNTLNQIFIDTVRQTGGNNGARWLLVPGWYTNIDYTAGQYGFVVPTDNYRSSSIPSSEKRIMISVHYYSPWDFAGEESGTITQWGATATNTSKKSTWGQEDYLDSQLKSMYDKFVTQGYPVVVGEYGSVDKTNFDSSNNTYRAAYAKAVSATAKKYGAVPIIWDNNYNGQYGFGLFDRSTNTITQQGIIDAIMSVMNTTKMKNVTTGLYIDGMGRTVNNQNAGQWSDSTSNNQRWVLEFYGSYYKIKNVATGLYLDGQGLPSGSICRQWSSSSSNNQWWVLEEYGSNYRIKNVATGLYLDGGGNTTNGSDLIMWSNDPSTNLQWQFVNP from the coding sequence ATGCTGTCAAAAGTTAAACCGTTCAAGGGCTTTATGTTAGCAATGGCATTAGTGTTTTCAATGGTCATTCCCGGTTGGAGTCAAGTGGCATCAGCAGCAGAAACGGCCGATTTCACCCAGTTGAATGCTTCGCAAATGGTCTTTGAAATGGGTGCGGGCTGGAATTATGGCAATCAGTTAGATCTCGCTAACAACGGTACACCCTTCGAAAGCACTCCTAATGTAACGCAAGCGTTCATTCAAAAGGTAAAGGCTGCAGGCTTCAAAACGATCCGTATCCCTGTTTCGTACATGAATTTCATCGGTAGCGCACCTAATTATTCCATTAATGCCACATGGCTGAACAAAGTGAAAACTTACGTGGACTATGCCTACAACGAGGGCCTGTATGTTATTATCAACATCCATCATGACGGGCTCCAAGACTCTACCGGGGCTTGGATTCACGTCAATTCAAGCGACCAAACAACGCTCAGGGCTAAATATCAAAAAGTTTGGCAGCAGATTGCGAATACGTTTGTCAATTATGATGAGCATTTGATCTTTGAATCCATGAACGAAGTAGGTTATGGCAGTGGCAATCCTGACCCCACCTACTATTCAAACCTTAATACATTAAATCAAATCTTCATCGATACCGTAAGACAAACCGGAGGAAACAATGGCGCCAGATGGCTGCTTGTTCCGGGTTGGTATACGAACATTGATTATACAGCAGGCCAATATGGCTTTGTGGTTCCGACGGACAATTACAGATCATCTTCAATACCGAGTTCCGAGAAGAGAATCATGATCTCCGTTCATTATTACTCGCCTTGGGACTTCGCCGGCGAAGAATCCGGCACCATCACCCAATGGGGAGCAACCGCGACCAACACCTCGAAAAAATCAACCTGGGGCCAGGAAGATTATTTGGATTCGCAGTTGAAGTCCATGTATGATAAATTCGTAACACAAGGATATCCTGTAGTCGTCGGTGAATATGGTTCTGTAGATAAAACAAATTTTGATTCATCGAATAATACGTATCGCGCGGCATATGCCAAAGCAGTAAGCGCCACGGCTAAGAAATACGGTGCGGTACCTATTATTTGGGATAATAATTATAACGGACAGTATGGCTTTGGATTATTTGACAGGTCTACTAATACGATCACTCAACAGGGAATTATTGATGCGATCATGAGTGTCATGAACACCACTAAAATGAAGAACGTGACGACAGGGTTATATATTGACGGCATGGGCCGTACCGTAAACAATCAAAATGCTGGCCAATGGAGCGACAGCACCAGCAACAACCAAAGATGGGTATTGGAATTCTACGGCAGCTATTATAAAATCAAAAATGTTGCTACAGGGCTGTATCTCGACGGGCAGGGACTTCCGAGCGGTTCCATTTGCAGACAGTGGAGCAGCAGTAGCAGCAACAACCAGTGGTGGGTTCTGGAAGAATATGGGAGCAACTACAGGATAAAGAACGTCGCTACCGGCCTTTATTTGGATGGCGGCGGCAATACGACTAACGGCTCCGACTTGATAATGTGGAGCAATGATCCAAGTACCAACTTGCAATGGCAGTTTGTTAATCCATAA
- a CDS encoding transposase, producing MIFWICRRAFSFRVVRFFLPNNTYETIITDLSAADFPADEIKSIYNMRWGIETSFRALKYTVGLTNFHAKRRESITQEIFARMIMYNFAEMMTSHVVISLMDKRHQYQVNFTVAVYVCRHFLRSRGDEPPLDVEAVIRKNILPIRPIRPGQKNTRKIRSKSAVSFVYRVA from the coding sequence TTGATTTTTTGGATTTGCAGGAGAGCTTTTTCCTTTCGGGTTGTTCGTTTCTTCCTGCCTAATAACACTTATGAAACCATCATTACGGATCTTTCTGCCGCTGATTTCCCAGCCGATGAAATCAAGTCCATTTATAACATGCGATGGGGGATTGAAACCTCGTTCAGGGCATTAAAGTACACCGTTGGTCTGACAAATTTTCACGCAAAGAGACGAGAGTCCATCACCCAGGAGATTTTCGCAAGAATGATCATGTACAATTTTGCTGAAATGATGACCTCGCACGTCGTCATTTCCCTAATGGATAAACGGCACCAATACCAAGTCAACTTCACGGTTGCCGTTTACGTGTGCAGACATTTTTTGCGCTCACGAGGTGATGAACCTCCGCTCGATGTTGAAGCGGTGATCCGAAAAAACATTTTGCCGATCCGACCCATTCGCCCAGGGCAGAAGAATACGCGCAAAATCCGCTCTAAATCAGCTGTTAGCTTCGTCTACAGAGTAGCATAA